In Leptospira sp. WS58.C1, a single genomic region encodes these proteins:
- a CDS encoding alpha/beta hydrolase, translating to MKLASPMCINFKYFYYSILILFLSGSCSSMLFYPTREMYISPEKMGFRPEKISLQMKDGTNIKVWIFKPSRVKAKASILQFHGNGDNMSSHYISLVWLVEKGYELVIWDYRGYGDSEGEAEKESILEDSKEILKFQQNRAKELGIPWIVYGQSMGGALAIRAVGEIQNKEGLLLVVGDGTFAYYSHVAKTVAERVFFFPIGQLVGFFFSDHLSPGEVADQISPVKLLVVHGTEDQIVSYPNGMELFQKAKDPKIFWEIKGGGHLDWMGMGRSDGAKNFLKFLEELVSHWTP from the coding sequence ATGAAGCTAGCTTCTCCTATGTGTATCAATTTTAAATATTTCTACTATTCCATTCTTATTCTATTTTTATCGGGCAGTTGTTCTTCTATGTTATTCTACCCTACCAGGGAAATGTATATCTCTCCAGAAAAAATGGGATTTCGGCCCGAAAAAATTTCTCTTCAGATGAAAGACGGCACAAATATCAAAGTTTGGATTTTCAAACCTTCTAGGGTAAAAGCGAAAGCGAGCATTCTCCAGTTCCATGGCAATGGAGACAATATGTCCAGCCACTATATCAGTCTTGTATGGCTTGTGGAAAAAGGTTACGAATTAGTGATCTGGGACTATAGAGGTTACGGAGATTCGGAAGGAGAAGCGGAAAAGGAATCTATATTAGAAGATTCTAAAGAAATTCTGAAATTCCAACAAAACAGGGCAAAAGAACTGGGCATTCCTTGGATTGTTTACGGACAAAGTATGGGTGGAGCGCTTGCAATACGAGCCGTCGGAGAAATACAAAACAAAGAGGGATTATTACTCGTAGTCGGCGACGGGACTTTCGCGTATTATTCTCATGTGGCTAAAACGGTGGCAGAGAGGGTGTTTTTCTTTCCGATAGGGCAATTGGTCGGGTTCTTCTTCTCGGATCACTTAAGTCCGGGAGAAGTAGCGGATCAAATTTCTCCGGTAAAACTATTGGTCGTGCATGGAACAGAGGACCAGATCGTTTCCTATCCGAACGGGATGGAACTTTTCCAAAAAGCGAAGGATCCAAAAATTTTCTGGGAGATCAAAGGAGGTGGACACTTAGATTGGATGGGAATGGGCAGATCCGACGGAGCAAAAAATTTCCTAAAATTCCTGGAAGAACTGGTCTCTCATTGGACTCCTTAG
- a CDS encoding DUF4105 domain-containing protein — MLTRLRSFFIIFFLFSLFGTFSSAYATDTKKILEYQKLAEVKKLWEERYWILLLHYSKTTFGNWVSEADSSSFFLSKEGRNNPKSELLSAIEAFMTPASPPSGDENWMHPSCKFPERKRWIQEKLSIPDQDFTEVDCSRFEKWFATLNPKGAKIIFASYYMNAPASIFGHTLLKLDSGDPNRKEILEYSVNYAANADPESTNAIVYSILGLFGGYPGTFSLFPYYVKIAEYNDIESRDLWEYELDLKEEEVKRMTRHLWELGAATFDYYFLDENCSYHLFSLIEVARPSLYLRDKAPFVIPGDTVKKYLEQAGLVKEIKYRPSLHSKIIQKLRKMNEEERDLYENVMKNANISLLTNKEPDPKIRTSFLSDTILDSFRYKKAEGNSPKEWDQTYKQLLLFRSKLPTDYDDSGYSPITQSPHIGHGSSALYNEVGTSNLGNFLGFGYRAAVHDLLNTDQGYIPNSSVDYFSLKARYYQDSKKLHLEEFHIIRMLSLTPYNSLGRSVSYFVDSGADSSVYEKNRNKEDRKLLEWQALLRPEDLSYTLYRLDEISRSEKYERVTNANLETTFGYSFQDEFSEGPKRFLFSAQAGAKVRYNGKYDTNAIVAPQIATYWIANFDIFKAVLSLHYYTFSVYGIPDDYKAQLGFRYAIHANHELRLEAKAQRNYNEASFSYVYQF; from the coding sequence GTGCTAACTAGGCTCCGTTCTTTTTTTATAATATTCTTTTTATTCTCCCTCTTCGGAACTTTCAGCTCTGCTTATGCGACGGACACGAAAAAGATCCTAGAATACCAAAAATTAGCAGAGGTCAAAAAACTTTGGGAAGAAAGATATTGGATCCTTCTATTACATTATTCTAAGACAACTTTCGGCAACTGGGTAAGCGAAGCGGATTCTTCTTCTTTTTTTCTTTCCAAGGAGGGAAGAAACAATCCGAAAAGTGAGCTACTCTCCGCCATTGAAGCGTTTATGACGCCAGCCTCACCTCCGTCTGGAGACGAAAATTGGATGCATCCATCGTGTAAATTTCCGGAAAGAAAAAGATGGATCCAAGAGAAACTTTCCATTCCGGATCAGGACTTTACAGAAGTAGATTGTTCCAGATTCGAAAAATGGTTCGCTACCTTGAACCCGAAAGGAGCAAAGATCATATTCGCTTCCTATTATATGAATGCCCCCGCTTCCATCTTCGGTCATACCCTTTTAAAATTGGATTCAGGAGATCCGAATCGGAAAGAAATTTTAGAATATTCCGTGAACTATGCCGCAAACGCGGACCCTGAGTCTACAAATGCGATCGTGTATTCTATTTTGGGTTTGTTCGGCGGATATCCCGGAACATTCTCCTTATTTCCTTACTATGTTAAAATTGCGGAATATAATGATATCGAAAGCAGGGATCTTTGGGAATACGAACTGGACCTAAAAGAGGAAGAAGTCAAAAGAATGACAAGGCATCTCTGGGAACTGGGAGCGGCCACATTCGATTATTATTTTCTGGATGAGAACTGTTCCTATCATCTATTTTCTTTGATAGAAGTAGCGAGACCAAGTCTTTACCTTCGGGACAAAGCACCTTTTGTGATCCCGGGAGATACCGTTAAAAAATACCTAGAGCAGGCCGGTCTTGTTAAAGAGATCAAATATCGGCCTTCTCTACATAGTAAAATTATCCAAAAACTCAGGAAAATGAACGAAGAAGAAAGGGATCTTTATGAAAATGTAATGAAGAATGCCAATATTTCCCTTTTGACGAATAAGGAACCCGATCCTAAGATTAGGACTTCTTTTCTTTCGGATACGATCCTGGATTCTTTCCGTTATAAAAAAGCGGAAGGAAATTCTCCGAAAGAATGGGACCAAACTTACAAACAATTACTTTTGTTCAGGAGCAAACTCCCGACCGACTACGATGATTCCGGATATTCTCCCATTACCCAGAGCCCCCATATAGGTCACGGAAGTTCGGCATTGTATAATGAAGTTGGGACTTCCAATCTGGGAAATTTTTTAGGTTTCGGTTATAGAGCGGCAGTCCACGATCTATTGAATACGGACCAAGGTTATATCCCGAATTCTTCCGTGGATTATTTTTCTCTCAAGGCAAGGTATTATCAGGATTCAAAAAAACTACATCTGGAAGAATTTCATATCATCCGCATGTTATCCTTAACTCCTTATAATTCATTAGGTCGTTCCGTTTCTTATTTTGTGGATTCGGGTGCGGACTCTTCCGTTTATGAAAAAAACAGGAACAAAGAAGATAGAAAACTTCTGGAATGGCAGGCACTCCTCCGACCGGAAGATCTGTCGTATACGCTCTATCGGTTGGACGAGATCTCCCGATCCGAAAAATATGAAAGAGTCACAAACGCAAATTTAGAGACTACTTTCGGTTATAGTTTCCAGGACGAATTTTCGGAGGGGCCAAAACGGTTTTTATTCTCCGCACAAGCAGGTGCAAAAGTAAGGTATAATGGTAAGTACGATACGAATGCAATTGTGGCTCCTCAGATCGCGACTTATTGGATCGCCAATTTTGATATTTTTAAGGCGGTCTTGTCTTTGCATTATTATACTTTTTCCGTTTACGGGATCCCGGACGATTATAAGGCACAATTAGGGTTTCGTTATGCGATCCATGCCAATCATGAATTGAGGTTAGAGGCAAAAGCCCAAAGGAATTATAATGAAGCTAGCTTCTCCTATGTGTATCAATTTTAA
- a CDS encoding DUF3015 family protein: MKRILSVSLFLALVASPFYVASAKHGAAGCGLGSVVITENKKVHQVIAATVNGTVLNQSFGISTGTLNCETSGFTQKQVEQQIFVHMNFQSLEQEFAKGSGEKMEAFASLMGCSDTGTFGKVGKEKFSALFDQNTPDSFLEKMRFEVANNSALVGSCKI, encoded by the coding sequence ATGAAAAGAATATTATCAGTATCTCTATTTCTCGCTCTAGTAGCTTCCCCATTTTATGTGGCTTCCGCTAAACACGGTGCTGCAGGATGCGGCTTGGGATCCGTTGTTATTACGGAAAATAAAAAAGTTCACCAAGTAATCGCGGCAACCGTAAATGGAACCGTTTTAAACCAAAGTTTCGGGATTTCTACTGGAACTTTGAATTGCGAAACGAGCGGTTTCACTCAAAAACAAGTCGAACAACAAATCTTCGTTCACATGAACTTCCAATCTTTGGAGCAGGAATTTGCGAAAGGTTCCGGTGAAAAAATGGAAGCCTTCGCTTCTTTGATGGGTTGCTCCGATACGGGAACATTCGGAAAAGTAGGAAAAGAGAAATTCTCCGCACTTTTCGACCAAAATACTCCGGATTCCTTTTTGGAAAAAATGAGATTCGAAGTAGCAAACAACTCCGCTTTAGTCGGTAGTTGCAAAATCTGA
- a CDS encoding DUF3015 family protein: MKKELLSIGLVGLLCLSSGISVSAADYGVAGCGLGSLVFKENKGGLQILAATTNGTSINQSFGISTGTLGCATDGLVQKEKVQEVFVSLNFNSLEAEMAQGKGEKLEALSGLLGCSTNGTAQLGEYTKSNFDVLYTQETTPSSLLSAVKDGIRKDAALSKSCKI; this comes from the coding sequence ATGAAAAAAGAACTTCTATCGATAGGATTAGTCGGTTTACTCTGCTTGTCCTCGGGAATTTCGGTCTCCGCCGCAGACTACGGTGTAGCAGGTTGCGGCCTTGGGTCTCTGGTTTTTAAAGAAAACAAAGGTGGTCTCCAAATTTTAGCAGCAACTACAAACGGTACTTCGATCAACCAATCTTTCGGAATTTCAACCGGAACTTTGGGTTGTGCAACAGACGGACTGGTTCAAAAGGAAAAAGTTCAAGAAGTATTCGTTTCCCTCAATTTTAATTCTTTGGAAGCTGAAATGGCACAAGGAAAAGGGGAAAAATTAGAAGCTCTTTCGGGACTTCTAGGTTGTTCCACAAACGGAACCGCACAATTGGGAGAATACACAAAATCCAATTTCGATGTATTGTATACTCAGGAAACCACACCTTCCTCTTTACTCAGCGCAGTAAAAGACGGGATCAGAAAAGACGCAGCACTCTCTAAAAGCTGCAAAATTTAA